AATAAAATTGATTTTAAAAAATCATAATTTTCTACATTTATTTGTAATTCTTGATTTTTTAAAATTAATTTAATATCGGTATTAATAAACTTTATTTTAAAATACATATCTATATTTTTACTATCAATATGCTTATTTGTATAATTAAAGCTAGTATTAAGTTCTAAGTCAATATTTTGCATATTTTCTACAAGTTCTTTATATATATTTTTATCAATCATCCAAGATAAAAACGCAAAATCTTCCCTAAAAATATTTCTAAATTTAAACGAATTAATCTTTAAATCAAAACTATAGTTATTCTTTAAAAAATCAACTTTATTATTTTCTAATAATAAATTTATGTATTTATTGTATTCTTTAAATTCAGTTAAAAATACAATTAAAGAATCAAAATTTTTTATCTCAATACTAGAAAAAGTAAAATATTTACTAACACCATTTTTAATAATACACTTATTTAATGTATCGCATTCTACATTTCCAGCTATATTAAAATACTCTAATAAATTTATTAATTTTTCTATCTCATTCTCTTTATTCTCAATAAAAATCACATCTTTTTTTTGTTCTATAAAAATAAAAAAAATAATTGTAAAAAAAATTATAAATAAACATAAAAATACTTTTTTCATAACACTATTATAGTAAAAATTAATTTTAAAAAAATAAAAATTACTTAATACTATATGATTTTTACTAGCAATAAATTAAAAACACTTAATATTAAGCAACTAAACAACTTAATTAAAATTAGCTTCGTTTAAAGCCTCTGATTGATAGTGAGCTATTAATGGTTCAATGATTTCATCTAATAAACCATCTTGCATAATTATGTCTAATCTGTGTAAAGTAAGATTTATTCTGTGATCACTTATTCTATTTTGTGGATAATTATAAGTTCTAATTCTTTCACTTCTATCTCCACTTCCAACTTGAGATTTTCTACTCTCTCGCTCTTTTGCTAATCTTTCTTGCTCTTGCATTTCATAAAGTCTTGCTTTTAAAACTTTTAAAGCACTTTCTTTATTTTTATGCTGACTTTTACCATCTTGATTAACAACAACTAAACCTGTTGGAATATGCGTAATTCTAACTGCAGAATCAGTAGTATTTACACTCTGACCACCATGACCACTACTTCTCATTACATCAATTTTTAAATCATTTGGATTTATTTCAATATCACTATCTTCTACTTCAGGCATAACCGCAACGGTTATAGCACTTGTATGAACTCTGCCTTGAGATTCTGTAGCAGGAACTCTTTGAACTCTGTGTGTGCCACCTTCGTATTTTAATCTTGAATAAGCTTTATCGCCTTTAATTAATAAAATAATCTCCTTAAATCCACCTGCACTGCCTTCACTTTGACTAACTACTTCTATTTTATAATTTTTATCTTCAGCATATCTTGCATAAGCTTTAAATAAATCTCCGACAAATAAAGCAGCTTCATCTCCACCAGTTCCAGCTCTAATTTCTAAGAAAATATTCTTATCATCATTTGGGTCTTTTGGTAATAAAAGTATTTTTATTTCTTCTTCTAATTTAGGTTTTAATTCTTCTAATTCTTTTAATTCTTCTTTAGCTAAATCACCTAAATCAGGGTCTTGCAATAAAGTTTTATTTTCTTCAATTGAATCTAGCGTATTTAAATATTTTTTAGCAACCTCAACTATATCTTCTAAACTTTTTTGTTCTTTTGATAAGGCTGTAACTTTTGCTAAATCTGTAGTATTTTCAATATTACTTAAAAACGCTTGAATTTCTTCATAGCGTTTTAAGAAAGGTTCAAGTTTGCTTGCTAGCATTAAAAATTATGCACCAATTTTATTTACTAAAAGTGCTAAACGACTTACTTTTCTTGAAGCTGTTTGTTTTTTAATAAAACCACGGCTTACCATTTCGTGAATTTTTTTATTAGCTACTTTTAAAGCTGCTGCTGCTGCTTCATTATCATTAGCTGCTGCTGCTTCACGAACTGCACGAGTAATGTTTTTAAGTCTTGTTCTATAGAATCTGTTTCTAATAGTTTTTTTAATTGTTTGTCTAGCTCTTTTTTCTGATGATTTATGATTTGCCATAAAAAATTCCTTCGTAAAAATTTTTAAAAGACTGATTTTAGTAAAGTTTTGTTAAAATAATCTTAATTCAAAATTAAAATCATACTGAAAGGCAAAAAAATGATATTTGGAACAGATGGAATTAGAGGTTTTGCAGGTAATGATTTAAGTGCTTTTAAAGCCCTTAAAGCTGCTATGGCTATTGGAATTTTTTTTAAAAATAAAGCATTAACAAAAAAAGTAATAGTTGGAAAAGATACTAGAAGAAGTGGTTATATGATAGAAAATGCAATCGTTAGTGGTCTTAATGCAGTAGGTTTTAATGTATTGCAAATTGGCCCTATGCCTACACCTGCTGTTGCTTTTTTAAGTCAAGATTTAAGATGTGATTTTGCTATTATGATAAGTGCTTCTCATAATCCTTATTATGATAATGGTATTAAAGTATTTGATGCTAATGGATTTAAATTAAGCGAAAGCGAAGAATTTGAAATAGATAGAATATTTAATGATGATAATTTAATTAATTCGCATCTTGTAATAAAGGATAAAATCGGCTCTGCAAAAAGAATTGATGATGTAATAGGTAGATATATAGTTCATATTAAAAATTCTTTTCCAAAAGATACAACCTTAAAAAACCTTAGAATTGTTTTAGATTGTGCAAATGGAGCGGCTTATAAGGTTGCACCTGCTGTCTTTTCTGAATTAGGAGCTGATGTTATAACATTAGCTTGTGAGCCAAATGGAATAAATATTAATGATAATTGTGGAGCACTTCATCCAAATATGTTAGCTAAAGAAGTAAAAAGATTAAGAG
The sequence above is a segment of the Campylobacter sp. MG1 genome. Coding sequences within it:
- the rpsT gene encoding 30S ribosomal protein S20, with the translated sequence MANHKSSEKRARQTIKKTIRNRFYRTRLKNITRAVREAAAANDNEAAAAALKVANKKIHEMVSRGFIKKQTASRKVSRLALLVNKIGA
- the prfA gene encoding peptide chain release factor 1, yielding MLASKLEPFLKRYEEIQAFLSNIENTTDLAKVTALSKEQKSLEDIVEVAKKYLNTLDSIEENKTLLQDPDLGDLAKEELKELEELKPKLEEEIKILLLPKDPNDDKNIFLEIRAGTGGDEAALFVGDLFKAYARYAEDKNYKIEVVSQSEGSAGGFKEIILLIKGDKAYSRLKYEGGTHRVQRVPATESQGRVHTSAITVAVMPEVEDSDIEINPNDLKIDVMRSSGHGGQSVNTTDSAVRITHIPTGLVVVNQDGKSQHKNKESALKVLKARLYEMQEQERLAKERESRKSQVGSGDRSERIRTYNYPQNRISDHRINLTLHRLDIIMQDGLLDEIIEPLIAHYQSEALNEANFN
- the glmM gene encoding phosphoglucosamine mutase, coding for MIFGTDGIRGFAGNDLSAFKALKAAMAIGIFFKNKALTKKVIVGKDTRRSGYMIENAIVSGLNAVGFNVLQIGPMPTPAVAFLSQDLRCDFAIMISASHNPYYDNGIKVFDANGFKLSESEEFEIDRIFNDDNLINSHLVIKDKIGSAKRIDDVIGRYIVHIKNSFPKDTTLKNLRIVLDCANGAAYKVAPAVFSELGADVITLACEPNGININDNCGALHPNMLAKEVKRLRADIGFAFDGDADRLVVVDENGEIINGDILLGVLAKALKDNNNLSGVAISKMSNMGFLNYLKKHDISYVTTDVGDKYILHAMQDKNYNFGGEQSGHIIFSDYAKTGDGVVAALQVAKLLLNKKASEIFSEIKLFPQSLTNLKITEKKPLDKLEGIDNLYEKLNKNNVNYLFRYSGTENLMRILLECENEKTLKNMENECIKYFQSVLV